A part of Rhipicephalus microplus isolate Deutch F79 chromosome 8, USDA_Rmic, whole genome shotgun sequence genomic DNA contains:
- the LOC142769213 gene encoding uncharacterized protein LOC142769213 isoform X2, with translation MFAKHPEYLQMFPRFRDKELQTLRDDAKFRAHACAVGHQLSAIVECIEDDEVFIELIRKNAANHLPRAGVSPSNFESLFAAALEQMVASNKALMTPATMRAWEKLFKIMNKITRNVYEDAAQFSDATQETSSGDDLSLVDPGAASADHSKSDAVEVFAGCKTAQEPQACQETVTSTPVTAAAAAKESAHGAPRTSGRSTTGPTGSVSRTTMRSSSTASEANGISSKPTCREVAESSQRRTSAPVEKTGSTQAPRAAAQRSLRGAVSSERAGKKSGLDASSHENSDAATL, from the exons ATGTTCGCCAAGCACCCCGAGTACCTGCAGATGTTCCCCAGGTTCAGGGACAAGGAGCTGCAGACGCTGCGCGACGACGCCAAGTTCCGGGcgcacgcatgcgcagtgggccACCAgctgtcggccatcgtggagtgCATCGAGGACGACGAGGTGTTCATCGAGCTCATCCGCAAGAACGCCGCCAATCACCTGCCCAGGGCCGGCGTGAGCCCCTCGAACTTCGAGAGCCTCTTCGCGGCAGCGCTCGAGCAGATGGTGGCCAGCAACAAGGCACTCATGACACCAGCCACTATGCGCGCCTGGGAGAAGCTTTTCAAG ATAATGAACAAAATCACCAGAAACGTATATGAGGATGCGGCTCAGTTCTCGGATGCCACCCAGGAGACTTCGTCGGGAGACGACCTCTCACTGGTTGACCCTGGTGCTGCTTCTGCTGACCACTCCAAGAGTGACGCAGTCGAGGTTTTTGCCGGTTGCAAGACCGCGCAGGAACCACAGGCATGCCAGGAAACTGTCACTAGTACCCCTGtcactgctgctgccgctgccaaGGAGAGTGCACATGGGGCTCCCAGGACTTCGGGACGCAGTACTACTGGCCCCACTGGAAGCGTTAGTCGCACGACGATGAGATCATCGAGCACAGCGAGCGAAGCGAACGGTATTTCGAGCAAGCCTACCTGCCGCGAAGTTGCCGAGTCTTCACAACGGAGGACGTCGGCGCCCGTGGAAAAGACTGGCAGCACGCAAGCACCACGAGCTGCCGCACAGCGCTCCTTGCGCGGCGCAGTGTCTTCGGAAAGGGCAGGGAAGAAGTCCGGTCTAGATGCGTCGTCACACGAGAACTCGGATGCAGCTACGCTATAA
- the LOC142769213 gene encoding uncharacterized protein LOC142769213 isoform X1, translating to MGNAFRRGSSDQRSGLTDREKRLIRDSWRKFCEQNPDYGVRIFISMFAKHPEYLQMFPRFRDKELQTLRDDAKFRAHACAVGHQLSAIVECIEDDEVFIELIRKNAANHLPRAGVSPSNFESLFAAALEQMVASNKALMTPATMRAWEKLFKIMNKITRNVYEDAAQFSDATQETSSGDDLSLVDPGAASADHSKSDAVEVFAGCKTAQEPQACQETVTSTPVTAAAAAKESAHGAPRTSGRSTTGPTGSVSRTTMRSSSTASEANGISSKPTCREVAESSQRRTSAPVEKTGSTQAPRAAAQRSLRGAVSSERAGKKSGLDASSHENSDAATL from the exons ATGGGCAACGCTTTTCGCAGGGGCTCGAGTGATCAGCGCAGCGGCCTGACCGATCGCGAGAAGAGGCTCATTCGCGACAGCTGGCGCAAGTTCTGCGAGCAGAATCCCGACTACGGCGTGCGCATCTTCATCAGCATGTTCGCCAAGCACCCCGAGTACCTGCAGATGTTCCCCAGGTTCAGGGACAAGGAGCTGCAGACGCTGCGCGACGACGCCAAGTTCCGGGcgcacgcatgcgcagtgggccACCAgctgtcggccatcgtggagtgCATCGAGGACGACGAGGTGTTCATCGAGCTCATCCGCAAGAACGCCGCCAATCACCTGCCCAGGGCCGGCGTGAGCCCCTCGAACTTCGAGAGCCTCTTCGCGGCAGCGCTCGAGCAGATGGTGGCCAGCAACAAGGCACTCATGACACCAGCCACTATGCGCGCCTGGGAGAAGCTTTTCAAG ATAATGAACAAAATCACCAGAAACGTATATGAGGATGCGGCTCAGTTCTCGGATGCCACCCAGGAGACTTCGTCGGGAGACGACCTCTCACTGGTTGACCCTGGTGCTGCTTCTGCTGACCACTCCAAGAGTGACGCAGTCGAGGTTTTTGCCGGTTGCAAGACCGCGCAGGAACCACAGGCATGCCAGGAAACTGTCACTAGTACCCCTGtcactgctgctgccgctgccaaGGAGAGTGCACATGGGGCTCCCAGGACTTCGGGACGCAGTACTACTGGCCCCACTGGAAGCGTTAGTCGCACGACGATGAGATCATCGAGCACAGCGAGCGAAGCGAACGGTATTTCGAGCAAGCCTACCTGCCGCGAAGTTGCCGAGTCTTCACAACGGAGGACGTCGGCGCCCGTGGAAAAGACTGGCAGCACGCAAGCACCACGAGCTGCCGCACAGCGCTCCTTGCGCGGCGCAGTGTCTTCGGAAAGGGCAGGGAAGAAGTCCGGTCTAGATGCGTCGTCACACGAGAACTCGGATGCAGCTACGCTATAA
- the LOC119163890 gene encoding amine sulfotransferase: protein MGSEDCEHNSLVVDGVSYGKIVDKELFFKAKELKLREGDIVQVAFPKCGTHWVQQIIQLILHKGDGPRNFEEFVARAPFIEYQGEEAIEGMEAPRTMRTHLPFRRLSFDSKAKYVYIARNPWDVVISYYHFMQPLPEWELRDASFDEVLDAFLRGDTGFGDYFKHIAEGYARREEPNVFFVTYEQLTQDKRGTIIKLAHFLGDEYGRQLEEDEELLQTILDCSSVVYMKRFMKVNNQDLACLFVKNPEILAKMTKLATEESRAKAKEEINFVRVGKAGGWRETLTKEQLARMEERIQEASKESDFMSLWTKEWQDARSRINA from the exons ATGGGTTCTGAGGACTGCGAGCACAACTCCTTGGTAGTCGATGGCGTTTCCTACGGCAAGATTGTCGATAAAGAGCTTTTCTTCAAGGCGAAGGAGCTCAAACTGCGGGAAGGGGACATTGTGCAG GTGGCTTTTCCGAAGTGCGGTACCCACTGGGTGCAGCAGATCATACAGCTCATTCTGCACAAGGGCGACGGACCACGCAACTTCGAGGAATTCGTGGCACGGGCCCCGTTCATTGAGTACCAGGGCGAAGAAGCCATCGAAGGAATGGAGGCTCCGCGTACCATGCGCACTCACTTGCCATTTCGTCGTCTATCGTTCGACTCGAAGGCCAAGTACGTCTACATAGCCCGAAACCCCTGGGACGTAGTCATTTCGTACTACCACTTCATGCAGCCGCTACCGGAGTGGGAGTTGCGGGATGCAAGTTTCGACGAAGTACTCGATGCCTTCCTCAGAGGGGACACAGGGTTTGGTGATTACTTCAAGCACATAGCGGAAGGCTACGCACGCAGGGAAGAGCCCAACGTTTTCTTCGTGACTTACGAACAGCTCACGCAGGACAAGCGCGGCACGATAATCAAGCTAGCACACTTCCTCGGCGACGAGTACGGACGCCAATTGGAAGAGGATGAGGAGTTACTTCAAACGATCctggactgcagcagcgttgtttACATGAAAAGATTTATGAAGGTGAATAATCAGGACCTGGCCTGTCTTTTCGTAAAGAATCCCGAGATCTTAGCCAAGATGACGAAACTGGCGACAGAAGAATCTCGCGCTAAGGCAAAAGAGGAGATAAACTTCGTTCGCGTTGGGAAGGCTGGTGGATGGCGGGAAACTCTTACGAAAGAGCAGCTCGCGAGGATGGAGGAAAGGATACAAGAAGCGTCCAAGGAGTCCGATTTCATGAGCCTGTGGACGAAGGAGTGGCAAGACGCCAGGAGTAGGATCAACGCTTGA